The DNA sequence CGCCGTGGAGGACCATCTGGACATCGTTCGCGAGCCGGTGCCAGAAACGCCGTTCCGGCCCGCTCGGGAGATAGGGGTCGATGTGGTCCCCCAAGGCCGCCAGAGGGGGCCGGGTGACGATGTCGGGGACGTTCGGGAGCCGGAGATACCAGCGCCGACTATCCCGCCCGATGTGGAGCACGAATCCATGCTCGCCCAAGACGCCCGCGATCTCGGCCGAAAGTCCCAAGGCCTCGTCCCGCGCGAGAAGCAATCCTTCCCCATCGAAGAGCCGCAATCGCCCGAGATCGGCGCGCAGATACACGGGATCGGCGCGCATCCAGCTACCGTCGTGACCCGCATCGAAATCCACGAGATGGGTCAAGGCGGCGATGGGCAGGTCCCGTCCCGGCACCGCTCGGATGCCGAAAAGCCCGCACAGTGCCGCCTCATAGGTCTCGTGTGGAACGACGGGCCCGGCGCAGGGATCGGCACGCGCGATGAGGCGTTCCAGGGCCGGGAGTTTCTCTTGCGCATGTCCCGATCCGAAAAGCCCCGGCACTACCAGGGTCAGCGTCTCTGGGCCCATTCCCGGCGCGATTGCGGTGAGCTGAGGTCCCGAGCATGGCTGAATTTGAGCTGCCAGAGGTCCGCGGTCGCCTCCTTCTGCGCGACATCGGCTTCATATTCGGCCGGGTCCAAGGCGATGAGAGCGTCCCCGCGTGCCGCCGCCTGTCCCTCGGTGAAGGCGAGCGACTGGATGCGGCCGTCGATCTCCGGGCGCAGCACCACGGCCTCGTCGGCCAGGAGGCTCCCCACCGTGTCCACCATGACGCGCGCGATGCCGACCCGCACCGGAACCGTGGTCACAGGCATGCCCCGAGGGACCATCGTCGCGGCGGCGGGCGCCGGACCCGGGCCGCTCTCACGGTGTGTCGACCCAGGCTGGGCCGACTCACGTGCAAGATAGACCCGTCCGCCGGCGGCCAGCGCGACGAGGACGAGCGCCGGCAGGGTGAGTTTGATGAACCTCGGCATAATCGGGGTCGACGTGAGTACCTTGGGGATTGCAAGCTGGCTTTACGGGGGGATCGCCGCGCCCGGCATCGGCACCGTACGAGCGCACAAAGTTTTGGGCCCTCCTCGCCCGCTCGGGCAGCATCCCATCGCGCACCGCCCGGTCATCCCGATCCGTGATACTACGGTGTTCACCGTGCGGGTGAAAGGGGCCGTCCTGTGGCTTTCCCGGCGCCATCTATCGGCCCCCCGCCGGGGTGGTTACCGATCTGCGACTGGACATCTAACCCGGATTTCTCACCACCACCCTGCTGCGACCATCGATCCCTAACGATTCGCGCCCCAGAGCGGCGGGCTCAACGTCGCGGCGCAGGCGGTGAACATGATATTGAAGCTGATGCTGATGCGCTCTCGGGCGCTCCTATTGGGATCGACAGAGTGGGGGAGCCAGGCCGGAAACAGCAA is a window from the Pseudomonadota bacterium genome containing:
- a CDS encoding biotin/lipoyl-binding protein; this encodes MPRFIKLTLPALVLVALAAGGRVYLARESAQPGSTHRESGPGPAPAAATMVPRGMPVTTVPVRVGIARVMVDTVGSLLADEAVVLRPEIDGRIQSLAFTEGQAAARGDALIALDPAEYEADVAQKEATADLWQLKFSHARDLSSPQSRREWAQRR